In a genomic window of Pelecanus crispus isolate bPelCri1 chromosome 1, bPelCri1.pri, whole genome shotgun sequence:
- the IFT27 gene encoding intraflagellar transport protein 27 homolog isoform X3 has product MVKLAAKCLLADPAVGKSALAQMFRNDGAHFQKNYTLTTGIELLVKAVSVPETSDSVEFFIFDSAGKELFSEMLEKLWEQPNVLCLVYDVTNEQSFNSCAKWLEKLRAQAVGVHIPGVLVGNKTDLVGRRVVEQKQAQEWAEKHGLEYCEVSVKEMKNFEAPFHILAKSFHQLYKEKVETFHSLA; this is encoded by the exons ATGGTGAAGCTCGCTGCCAAGTGCCTCCTGGCAG ATCCAGCTGTGGGGAAGAGTGCTTTAGCCCAGATGTTCCGCAATGATGGGGCTCATTTTCAGAAGAACTACACACTG ACAACGGGCATAGAACTGTTGGTGAAGGCTGTATCAGTTCCAGAGACAAGTGATAGTGTG GAATTCTTCATTTTTGACTCTGCAGGAAAAGAgctattttctgaaatgctggagAAACTG TGGGAGCAACCCAACGTCCTGTGCCTTGTGTATGATGTCACTAATGAGCAATCCTTCAACAGCTGTGCCAAGTGGTTGGAGAAGCTGAGGGCTCAAGCAGTTGGAGTTCACATCCCAG gtgtCTTAGTGGGGAATAAAACAGACCTGGTTGGTCGTCGAGTTGTGGAGCAGAAACAAGCACAGGAGTGGGCTGAGAAACATGGCCTGGAATACTGTGAGGTGTCAGTA aaagagatgaaaaattttGAGGCCCCTTTCCACATCCTGGCAAAGTCATTCCACCAACTGTACAAAGAGAAAGTGGAAACATTTCACTCACTAGCCTGA
- the IFT27 gene encoding intraflagellar transport protein 27 homolog isoform X2: MVKLAAKCLLAGDPAVGKSALAQMFRNDGAHFQKNYTLTTGIELLVKAVSVPETSDSVEFFIFDSAGKELFSEMLEKLWEQPNVLCLVYDVTNEQSFNSCAKWLEKLRAQAVGVHIPGVLVGNKTDLVGRRVVEQKQAQEWAEKHGLEYCEVSVKEMKNFEAPFHILAKSFHQLYKEKVETFHSLA, from the exons ATGGTGAAGCTCGCTGCCAAGTGCCTCCTGGCAG GAGATCCAGCTGTGGGGAAGAGTGCTTTAGCCCAGATGTTCCGCAATGATGGGGCTCATTTTCAGAAGAACTACACACTG ACAACGGGCATAGAACTGTTGGTGAAGGCTGTATCAGTTCCAGAGACAAGTGATAGTGTG GAATTCTTCATTTTTGACTCTGCAGGAAAAGAgctattttctgaaatgctggagAAACTG TGGGAGCAACCCAACGTCCTGTGCCTTGTGTATGATGTCACTAATGAGCAATCCTTCAACAGCTGTGCCAAGTGGTTGGAGAAGCTGAGGGCTCAAGCAGTTGGAGTTCACATCCCAG gtgtCTTAGTGGGGAATAAAACAGACCTGGTTGGTCGTCGAGTTGTGGAGCAGAAACAAGCACAGGAGTGGGCTGAGAAACATGGCCTGGAATACTGTGAGGTGTCAGTA aaagagatgaaaaattttGAGGCCCCTTTCCACATCCTGGCAAAGTCATTCCACCAACTGTACAAAGAGAAAGTGGAAACATTTCACTCACTAGCCTGA
- the IFT27 gene encoding intraflagellar transport protein 27 homolog isoform X1, protein MVKLAAKCLLAGDPAVGKSALAQMFRNDGAHFQKNYTLTTGIELLVKAVSVPETSDCIFSWQEPSFCFRFQEFFIFDSAGKELFSEMLEKLWEQPNVLCLVYDVTNEQSFNSCAKWLEKLRAQAVGVHIPGVLVGNKTDLVGRRVVEQKQAQEWAEKHGLEYCEVSVKEMKNFEAPFHILAKSFHQLYKEKVETFHSLA, encoded by the exons ATGGTGAAGCTCGCTGCCAAGTGCCTCCTGGCAG GAGATCCAGCTGTGGGGAAGAGTGCTTTAGCCCAGATGTTCCGCAATGATGGGGCTCATTTTCAGAAGAACTACACACTG ACAACGGGCATAGAACTGTTGGTGAAGGCTGTATCAGTTCCAGAGACAAGTG actgcattttttcctggCAAGAGCCTTCTTTCTGCTTCCGCTTTCAGGAATTCTTCATTTTTGACTCTGCAGGAAAAGAgctattttctgaaatgctggagAAACTG TGGGAGCAACCCAACGTCCTGTGCCTTGTGTATGATGTCACTAATGAGCAATCCTTCAACAGCTGTGCCAAGTGGTTGGAGAAGCTGAGGGCTCAAGCAGTTGGAGTTCACATCCCAG gtgtCTTAGTGGGGAATAAAACAGACCTGGTTGGTCGTCGAGTTGTGGAGCAGAAACAAGCACAGGAGTGGGCTGAGAAACATGGCCTGGAATACTGTGAGGTGTCAGTA aaagagatgaaaaattttGAGGCCCCTTTCCACATCCTGGCAAAGTCATTCCACCAACTGTACAAAGAGAAAGTGGAAACATTTCACTCACTAGCCTGA